One window of the Hemiscyllium ocellatum isolate sHemOce1 chromosome 11, sHemOce1.pat.X.cur, whole genome shotgun sequence genome contains the following:
- the LOC132820440 gene encoding interferon-inducible GTPase 5-like: protein MGGASSRDQRAETSNCLEDETVESSNSTFFTDEELTKLKSDYDMGGVEKVKTVVQQKVTELDNTELNVAVTGETGAGKSSFINAMRGLEFDDEGAAEVGNIETTMEPTGYKHPHLPNVCFWDLPGIGTKKFPANKYLKEMKFKKYDFFIIISYCRFTENDTKLAREIKRLGKNFYFVRSKIDNDLDSNRKGGRQFNEEEELEKIRNDCISKLQEAGIPSPRVFLISNFDLNLYDFSLLNKALEDGLPNIKKSVYILALPNINSEVVEKKRKELRKRVWMLATLSGVIGAVPVPGVSLGCDIGIVIGGIVHFRQCLGLNDSSLQSLAKRAGKPVEDLKAVVTTPLVGGEITPDVINRLAWGAAAVTISAIELALDIIPVIGSIFGAGSSFLVTYKLLSAALDDLTESAQKVVTAAFGTKNDINQTSVQ from the exons ATGGGAGGAGCCAGCTCCAG AGATCAACGAGCTGAAACTTCAAACTGTTTAGAAGATGAAACAGTGGAATCATCAAACTCTACATTCTTCACTGATGAAGAACTCACCAAACTCAAGTCTGATTATGACATGGGTGGAGTGGAAAAGGTTAAAACAGTGGTACAGCAGAAAGTAACTGAACTGGACAATACAGAACTTAATGTTGCAGTAACAGGAGAAACAGGTGCAGGGAAATCTTCCTTCATCAATGCGATGAGAGGACTTGAGTTCGATGATGAGGGAGCAGCTGAAGTTGGTAACATAGAAACCACAATGGAGCCAACGGGATACAAACATCCCCACCTGCCGAATGTTTGTTTCTGGGATTTGCCAGGAATTGGAACCAAAAAATTCCCTGCGAATAAATACCTGAaggaaatgaaatttaaaaagtaTGATTTTTTCATCATCATCTCATATTGTCGATTCACAGAAAATGACACAAAACTTGCCAGAGAGATCAAACGGCTTGGAAAGAATTTCTATTTTGTTCGATCAAAAATTGATAATGATCTTGATTCaaacagaaagggagggaggcaatTTAATGAAGAGGAAGAACTGGAGAAGATCAGGAATGACTGTATCAGCAAGCTGCAAGAGGCTGGGATCCCATCACCCAGAGTGTTCCTGATATCAAACTTTGACCTGAATCTGTATGATTTTAGTCTGTTAAATAAAGCTCTGGAAGATGGCCTTCCGAATATAAAGAAAAGTGTATACATCCTCGCCCTCCCAAATATCAACTCGGAGGTTGTGGAGAAGAAAAGGAAAGAGCTAAGGAAACGAGTCTGGATGTTGGCGACACTGTCTGGGGTAATTGGGGCAGTGCCAGTTCCTGGAGTCTCCCTGGGCTGTGACATTGGGATAGTAATTGGAGGAATAGTACATTTTCGTCAATGTCTGGGTCTGAATGATTCCTCTCTTCAAAGTCTGGCCAAGAGGGCAGGGAAACCTGTGGAGGATCTGAAAGCAGTGGTGACAACTCCCCTGGTCGGCGGGGAGATAACCCCCGATGTTATAAACAGATTGGCCTGGGGTGCTGCTGCTGTCACCATTTCAGCAATCGAGCTCGCCCTTGACATCATCCCAGTGATTGGTTCCATCTTCGGAGCAGGATCTTCGTTCCTTGTGACCTACAAACTGCTGAGTGCTGCACTGGATGATCTTACAGAGAGTGCACAGAAAGTGGTGACAGCTGCATTTGGGACCAAAAATGATATAAACCAAACATCAGTGCAGTGA